tcaaacagtgcaccgtctacccctctgtCAGTCAGGTTTTCTCATGAGAGGTTCCtcagtggattggagagatgaagatgagtatatgaagttgatgatgatcaaggaaatgatataaattaaatttgtttcatgtatatatcaattatgtatgtaactgaactgatataatgcatgttttgctacttacgggtcttgagtttgaatcttcCTTGcctattttttcaaatttcacttgtaattatcacgtggcaggtccaaaaaatatataaaaaaaagtcacATCAGCTCAtttcgttagttttttaacgtctgactaacagaggggtagacagtgcactgttcgaaaacatgaggggtagaaacatcgacaaaaatagaataAGGGCAGAATTTTCACaagcttgaaacatcagggCCAAAAGTGTGATTTAGCCTTGATTTTTTTATGCTCGAAGCTGTTATCTTTACTTCATTGCCAAACCTATTATTTACTATCTCAACTGATTTTTTGAATTCATTCTCTGATTTTCTTAAAGAACAGTTGATCAATGGTTTGTTTAGCTTTTAGTTATTTAAATTTAACCATTTACatctttataatatttttttatcattgCTTTATAATTTATTGTATCTTATTGCAGGTTCTTGCCAAAAGTTGGAACTTTAGTGTTGTTTCTTCCTTAAATTTGATAACCTTCTCTGCTCCATTGCCACTTAAGATGGAAAACAAGACTTATTCAAAGAAGAGTAAACGCGTGGAAATGTTGACTTGAATGTCCATGACCATGGCATTAGATCATGTAAGCCAAAGTTTACAATTGATTTGTATTGTTGAATTGTATTATAAGAGTATTTGATTGGACTTCAGTGTCTAATTGGTCGTTGGTTCTGTAAAAGGAATAATGCTGCTACAAAGTTTAGTAGTTTGAGGGTATGTTTCACCTTGAACTGTCTACTTAAATATGACATGCCATCCTTTAATTCTAATATTGTCATTTTTTACTCTTAGTTTCTTAATAAGTTGACTAATAATGCTATGATGTTGACAATTTTATTGCATTTCAATTGTATTGATGAGCCAGCTGAAATTCGCAAACCGTGGTATTGCATACTCtcaagtatatttttttttcttaacaaaGTAAGAAGCTTTGAAGAGTGTCTCAGGTAGAATAGAACCCTTTTATAATGAGCACTGTTTTTATATAAAATGGACTATTAGGTAAGATCGGCAGAGAGATTATAATATATCTTCCAAAAGAAACCACGAGACCGAAACAAGGGTCATCATAATGAAGTGAAGTTGTGGATGAAACTCACAATCAACTTAGACTTTTATGATACGTCAAAATCAAATGGCACTATAAGTGATGATAAATCTTCTTCGAAAGACTAATTAAATTTAGAAATTTTAATTAGTGATTTTTTAcaatattaaaatgaaaatttcatcaaattttgaatattttatATTCTCTATTATTTATATTGAAAGAAGCAccatattttttaattcaaattgtaacaattttttctctatttattGTGTATATATACGAATTAATTGTCAACATAATTTAatctaaaaaataattttcctttgttttattaatttaatattcataaattaattaagTAGTTTAAATTTAAGAATACTTTTTAAAGAAAATTTAAGAATATTATtctattgatttttaatttaaaaatacatTAAGATATTTAATCTCtacataataattaaaatacttacttaaatttttttaaaacccgtgcaatgcacgggctACATACTAGTTGCTTAGTACgtgaaaatagaagaaaaaaatgagatgagtaatttttttctttatttagttTAATGCAATGAAAACAAACAAGATTTCTTATATATCAAAAGATATTTGTACTTCAAATATATAAATGGAATATGATTTTCAGACCGAGCATAGTGTCGACCACCAATTGGCCAACACATATTGTGTCGTAAAAACCGTAACAatctagtttcaaaaaaaaaaagaccataACAATCTTCaaagtatataaaaaaaaaatgaaaaattacatTTTCTAGTGGCTTGGAACTGCtacttaaatatatatatatatatatatatatatatatatatatatatatgtcaacATAATTCACCTAGAGAAACAATTTACAGGgctaaaatttgagaattaattTGAATGACTTTGGTGTTGTTGTAGTGAAAATAATTCAAACTTTACCCTCGGTAGTAATCATATTGTCGCCTGTCGGCCTACATACCGACGCTCATAGTTATGATTTAGTTCGTATATGGCAATTAGTTAGAGTCGGCTAACAATATCTAAACGAAGCGAATGATTTATTTATCGTTGTGACTGATTTTAAAATACTTCAGTAATTATTTTGTCGACGCCGCTCTTTAGTACCGTTATAATTTCATTGCAAATTTTGATCACTAAGTGACCATTTTTCAATAGGGATTTTTCAGCTTTTTTTGTGTAAGACAAATGTGTCCTCATTAGGAGGCAATTCCGTTCAAGCCGAGAACATCCACATGACATAATGGTGCGGCTACTTCTCCCAGCAGAGGTTTTTTCCATTTACAAGACTCGAACCCGAGACTTTATTCCAGGGTATTTTTCAACTATTGTTCAGTAGCGTAACATATCATGATCACAACAACTTCTAAAAAGTAATAGAATATATATAACTTTAGGAGCTTTAttcatatataatatatatcaaGAACAGATCGAATACATGTGTGTacatatctctctcttctccttcAATTCATCCCATCAAAATGAATTATAGGCGCTCCATATATATGTTAAGAACTTCACACCAAGTGGAAAAGCTGCAAATCAAACTTTCTGAAACACAACAGGGAGCATACCCCCATCCAAAGCCAACAAAATCTTCCCATTCTCACGCAAAATCCCAGCAGTTCCACACCTAAACCTACAAATGTTACACACATCCGTAGGGCACCACTGAATATTATAAATACCTGCTCTTCCTTCCACCGCCACAATCCTAAAGTAGCTGCCATATGCTCTCTCACCAACGTCTCCCCCGGTGACAACAAGCCTCCTTCCGCTCTTCGCTTCGGTCGAGCCCACACTCCACGCCGTGGACTGCACGCAAGTTGTGGCAGCTGAGAACACCACCGTGAAATCCTTGCCAAGTTTCACATATTTATCTCCTTTGGCAAAAGGAGTGAATTTCACCGGGAAGCCTTCCGGCAAGTCGGTGTTTTCGAGACCGACGTATAAAGGGCATGACTGGTTTCTGTCGATTAAGGTGAAGCGTCCTCCGTTGTCTGTTATGGCGGGTTTGATGTGGTATTCCTTGTTGCGGCTGAGGGGCTTGCCGTTTGTGTCGAGGACGTTGGTGTTTTGGGATAGTGATTTTGTGGCGGTGAAAAGCCACACGGTGAGGATAAGGGACATGAACAATCTCATTGACAACATGGTTTTTGACTATGTAACTTTGTAACTAGGTGGAAGATGAGTGTTTTTGTGGTTGCTATGGCAACGTTATTTATAGGATATGGAATGGAGTGTCTAATGTGCCTTGGTGATTTTTTTGGAGTAGTCGGTTGATGATGAATAAAAGTCCAACATGATTTCATCCAATTAACCATTGCTTGTACCTTAAGAGTGTAATACGGCTACCAAGACAAATTTTGCTCTCTTACTTCACATTGAGACTTCTCTCCATTTCACTTATATTAcatttgaagaagaaaaaagagaaatgatTGATACGATAGTTGATgtgagggttagctcaagtggtaagagttaggggggCATAAGGGTTGGGGGAGGGGAAGATTCATGGTTCAAATCCtggaaaagaaactt
This portion of the Lotus japonicus ecotype B-129 chromosome 3, LjGifu_v1.2 genome encodes:
- the LOC130749523 gene encoding kunitz type trypsin inhibitor 106-like yields the protein MLSMRLFMSLILTVWLFTATKSLSQNTNVLDTNGKPLSRNKEYHIKPAITDNGGRFTLIDRNQSCPLYVGLENTDLPEGFPVKFTPFAKGDKYVKLGKDFTVVFSAATTCVQSTAWSVGSTEAKSGRRLVVTGGDVGERAYGSYFRIVAVEGRAGIYNIQWCPTDVCNICRFRCGTAGILRENGKILLALDGGMLPVVFQKV